One genomic region from Balaenoptera acutorostrata chromosome 1, mBalAcu1.1, whole genome shotgun sequence encodes:
- the KCNA2 gene encoding potassium voltage-gated channel subfamily A member 2 isoform X1, producing the protein MTVATGDPVDEAAALPGHPQDTYDPEADHECCERVVINISGLRFETQLKTLAQFPETLLGDPKKRMRYFDPLRNEYFFDRNRPSFDAILYYYQSGGRLRRPVNVPLDIFSEEIRFYELGEEAMEMFREDEGYIKEEERPLPENEFQRQVWLLFEYPESSGPARIIAIVSVMVILISIVSFCLETLPIFRDENEDMHGSGVTFHTYSNSTIGYQQSTSFTDPFFIVETLCIIWFSFEFLVRFFACPSKAGFFTNIMNIIDIVAIIPYFITLGTELAEKPEDAQQGQQAMSLAILRVIRLVRVFRIFKLSRHSKGLQILGQTLKASMRELGLLIFFLFIGVILFSSAVYFAEADERESQFPSIPDAFWWAVVSMTTVGYGDMVPTTIGGKIVGSLCAIAGVLTIALPVPVIVSNFNYFYHRETEGEEQAQYLQVTSCPKIPSSPDLKKSRSASTISKSDYMEIQEGVNNSNEDFREENLKTANCTLANTNYVNITKMLTDV; encoded by the coding sequence ATGACAGTAGCCACCGGAGACCCAGTGGATGAGGCCGCTGCCCTCCCTGGGCACCCGCAGGACACCTATGACCCAGAAGCAGACCACGAATGCTGTGAGAGGGTGGTGATCAACATCTCAGGGCTGCGGTTTGAGACCCAGCTAAAGACCTTAGCCCAGTTTCCAGAGACCCTCTTAGGGGACCCAAAGAAGCGGATGAGATACTTTGACCCTCTCCGGAATGAGTACTTTTTCGATCGGAACCGCCCAAGCTTTGATGCCATTTTGTACTACTACCAGTCTGGGGGCCGGTTGAGACGACCCGTGAATGTGCCCTTAGATATATTCTCTGAAGAAATTCGGTTTTATGAGCTGGGAGAAGAAGCAATGGAGATGTTTCGGGAAGATGAAGGCTACATCAAAGAGGAAGAGCGTCCTCTACCCGAAAATGAATTTCAGAGACAGGTGTGGCTTCTCTTTGAATACCCAGAGAGCTCAGGGCCTGCCAGGATTATAGCTATTGTATCTGTCATGGTGATCTTGATCTCCATCGTCAGCTTCTGCCTGGAGACGTTGCCCATATTCCGGGATGAGAATGAAGACATGCATGGCAGTGGAGTGACCTTCCATACCTATTCCAATAGCACCATCGGGTACCAGCAGTCCACTTCCTTCACCGACCCTTTCTTCATTGTAGAGACCCTCTGCATCATCTGGTTCTCCTTTGAGTTCTTGGTGAGGTTCTTTGCCTGTCCCAGCAAAGCCGGCTTCTTCACCAACATCATGAACATCATTGATATTGTAGCCATCATCCCCTACTTCATCACCCTGGGAACAGAGCTGGCTGAGAAGCCAGAAGATGCTCAGCAGGGCCAGCAGGCCATGTCACTGGCCATCCTTCGAGTCATCCGGTTGGtaagagtctttaggattttcaagTTGTCCAGACACTCCAAAGGTCTTCAGATTCTAGGTCAGACCCTCAAAGCCAGCATGAGAGAATTGGGCCTCCTGATATTCTTCCTCTTCATCGGGGTCATCCTTTTCTCTAGTGCTGTCTATTTCGCAGAGGCCGATGAGCGAGAGTCCCAATTCCCAAGCATCCCGGATGCCTTCTGGTGGGCAGTCGTCTCCATGACAACTGTAGGCTATGGAGACATGGTTCCAACTACTATTGGGGGAAAGATCGTGGGTTCTCTATGTGCAATTGCAGGTGTGTTAACCATTGCCTTACCTGTCCCCGTCATAGTGTCCAATTTCAACTACTTCTACCAccgggagacagagggagaggaacAGGCCCAGTACTTGCAAGTGACGAGCTGTCCAAAGATCCCATCCTCCCCTGACCTAAAGAAAAGTAGAAGTGCCTCTACCATTAGTAAGTCTGACTACATGGAGATCCAGGAGGGGGTAAACAACAGTAACGAGGACTTTAGAGAGGAAAACTTGAAAACAGCCAACTGCACTTTGGCTAATACAAACTATGTGAATATTACCAAAATGTTAACTGATGTCTGA
- the KCNA2 gene encoding potassium voltage-gated channel subfamily A member 2 isoform X2, whose protein sequence is MTVATGDPVDEAAALPGHPQDTYDPEADHECCERVVINISGLRFETQLKTLAQFPETLLGDPKKRMRYFDPLRNEYFFDRNRPSFDAILYYYQSGGRLRRPVNVPLDIFSEEIRFYELGEEAMEMFREDEGYIKEEERPLPENEFQRQVWLLFEYPESSGPARIIAIVSVMVILISIVSFCLETLPIFRDENEDMHGSGVTFHTYSNSTIGYQQSTSFTDPFFIVETLCIIWFSFEFLVRFFACPSKAGFFTNIMNIIDIVAIIPYFITLGTELAEKPEDAQQGQQAMSLAILRVIRLITSLQHARALASLSVQSLQP, encoded by the exons ATGACAGTAGCCACCGGAGACCCAGTGGATGAGGCCGCTGCCCTCCCTGGGCACCCGCAGGACACCTATGACCCAGAAGCAGACCACGAATGCTGTGAGAGGGTGGTGATCAACATCTCAGGGCTGCGGTTTGAGACCCAGCTAAAGACCTTAGCCCAGTTTCCAGAGACCCTCTTAGGGGACCCAAAGAAGCGGATGAGATACTTTGACCCTCTCCGGAATGAGTACTTTTTCGATCGGAACCGCCCAAGCTTTGATGCCATTTTGTACTACTACCAGTCTGGGGGCCGGTTGAGACGACCCGTGAATGTGCCCTTAGATATATTCTCTGAAGAAATTCGGTTTTATGAGCTGGGAGAAGAAGCAATGGAGATGTTTCGGGAAGATGAAGGCTACATCAAAGAGGAAGAGCGTCCTCTACCCGAAAATGAATTTCAGAGACAGGTGTGGCTTCTCTTTGAATACCCAGAGAGCTCAGGGCCTGCCAGGATTATAGCTATTGTATCTGTCATGGTGATCTTGATCTCCATCGTCAGCTTCTGCCTGGAGACGTTGCCCATATTCCGGGATGAGAATGAAGACATGCATGGCAGTGGAGTGACCTTCCATACCTATTCCAATAGCACCATCGGGTACCAGCAGTCCACTTCCTTCACCGACCCTTTCTTCATTGTAGAGACCCTCTGCATCATCTGGTTCTCCTTTGAGTTCTTGGTGAGGTTCTTTGCCTGTCCCAGCAAAGCCGGCTTCTTCACCAACATCATGAACATCATTGATATTGTAGCCATCATCCCCTACTTCATCACCCTGGGAACAGAGCTGGCTGAGAAGCCAGAAGATGCTCAGCAGGGCCAGCAGGCCATGTCACTGGCCATCCTTCGAGTCATCCGGTTG ATTACATCTCTCCAACATGCGCGTGCACTTGCCTCACTCTCAGTCCAGTCTCTGCAGCCATGA
- the LOC130708684 gene encoding proline-rich protein HaeIII subfamily 1-like: MVMLSLHLPSPISSSLRPPPRAPHCPEGPRARSVFSPSAGHQPPSPAPARAGSHGRHRLARPGLSPTPPRCRLRRPVPRSPSGRRSPGRGRQHAQPSAPTPIYPSRWAPGASMFLGDRKRRRNRGGGGGMRAASREPALQSRRRRVRRARPPPAAAPRHAAPHLAASELELKGPAGARAGEARRPPPPPGCPLSGGPGPRPPPREESTPSLGRAQLTNQNLVEG; encoded by the coding sequence ATGGTTATGCTGTCACTGCACCTCCCATCACCCATCAGCTCCTCTctgcgccccccgccccgcgccccgcaTTGCCCGGAGGGTCCCCGAGCCCGTTCCGTGTTCTCTCCTTCCGCTGGACACCAGCCCCCTTCGCCCGCCCCGGCCCGGGCCGGCAGCCATGGTCGGCACAGACTCGCCCGCCCCGGACTCAGCCCGACCCCGCCGCGCTGCAGGCTGCGCCGCCCGGTGCCCCGCAGCCCCTCTGGGCGCCGCAGCCCAGGCAGGGGGAGGCAGCACGCGCAGCCGAGCGCCCCGACACCCATTTACCCTTCCCGATGGGCACCCGGAGCCTCCATGTTTCTGGGTGACCGCAAGCGCCGGCGGaaccgcggcggcggcggcgggatgCGGGCGGCCAGCCGGGAGCCGGCTCTGCAGTCCCGCCGGCGGCGCGTAAGGAGAGCCCGGCCGCCGCCCGCAGCCGCACCGCGCCACGCAGCGCCGCACCTGGCCGCCAGCGAACTCGAATTAAAGGGGCCGGCGGGGGCCCGAGCCGGCGAGGcgcgccgcccgccgccgccaccgGGCTGTCCTCTCAGTGGGGGCCCCGGGCCTCGGCCCCCTCCCCGGGAGGAAAGCACCCCATCCCTTGGCAGAGCTCAGCTTACTAACCAGAACCTCGTGGAGGGCTGA